The Petrotoga sibirica DSM 13575 genome includes a window with the following:
- a CDS encoding cysteine desulfurase gives MLSSKEYEEIFPALKRKINGHKLIYLDNAATTLRPKEVMDAVNEYSLNHHANVHRSTHTLAAEATKYYEDARSKVANFINSETEEVIFTKGATESLNLIAYSIADSNILRSDDEILISTIEHHANFVPWQQIAKIFNLKIKYYPAKSGIFDLSDFLKHITNKTRLVSITALSNVTGQLIPVNTLIKQIRNIRQDVIIVVDGAQAVPHLPIDVKKMDCDFIAFSGHKMLGPTGIGVLYGKRKYLNEMTPFLFGGEMIDKVSTDGTTFNVLPYKFEAGTPNVDGAVGLAKAIEILERIGMDNIQEHEKQLTSYALKKLKELDFLEIFGPQDETQQSIISFNIKGVHPHDVAHLLNDLTGIAIRSGHHCAQPLMKEFGTSATCRISFYVYNEEEDVDKLCDGLKKVWEWLK, from the coding sequence ATGTTATCTTCCAAAGAATATGAGGAGATATTTCCAGCTTTAAAAAGAAAAATAAATGGGCATAAATTGATCTATCTTGACAATGCTGCCACCACGTTAAGGCCCAAGGAAGTTATGGATGCTGTAAATGAATACAGCCTCAACCATCATGCCAACGTCCACAGATCAACACACACCTTAGCAGCTGAAGCTACTAAGTATTATGAAGATGCAAGGAGTAAAGTTGCAAATTTCATAAACTCCGAAACTGAGGAAGTTATTTTTACAAAAGGTGCAACTGAATCTCTCAATCTTATAGCATATTCAATTGCAGATTCAAATATATTACGATCTGATGATGAAATTCTAATATCTACAATAGAACATCATGCAAATTTTGTTCCCTGGCAGCAAATAGCCAAAATTTTTAATTTAAAGATAAAATACTATCCCGCTAAAAGTGGGATTTTTGATTTATCTGATTTTCTCAAGCATATTACAAATAAAACGAGGTTAGTAAGTATCACCGCTTTGTCAAACGTCACCGGTCAACTTATCCCAGTTAATACTTTAATAAAACAAATTAGAAATATCAGACAAGATGTAATTATTGTTGTGGATGGGGCTCAAGCTGTACCTCACCTTCCTATCGATGTAAAAAAGATGGATTGTGATTTTATAGCCTTTTCCGGTCATAAAATGCTTGGACCAACGGGAATAGGTGTGTTGTATGGCAAAAGAAAGTATTTAAACGAGATGACCCCTTTTTTGTTTGGGGGAGAGATGATCGACAAAGTATCTACGGATGGGACTACTTTCAACGTTTTACCTTACAAATTTGAGGCGGGAACTCCAAACGTTGACGGAGCGGTAGGATTAGCTAAAGCCATAGAAATACTTGAGAGGATCGGCATGGATAATATTCAAGAACATGAAAAACAACTTACCTCATATGCCTTGAAAAAATTAAAAGAGTTGGATTTTTTAGAAATATTCGGTCCTCAAGACGAAACGCAACAGTCAATAATATCATTCAATATAAAAGGTGTACACCCTCACGATGTAGCTCATTTGTTGAACGATTTAACGGGAATAGCCATTAGAAGTGGTCATCATTGTGCACAGCCCTTGATGAAAGAGTTTGGTACATCCGCCACATGTAGGATAAGCTTTTATGTGTATAATGAAGAAGAAGATGTTGATAAATTATGCGATGGATTAAAAAAAGTTTGGGAGTGGTTGAAATAG
- a CDS encoding SufD family Fe-S cluster assembly protein — protein METIFEKPIDIRHKDLKAVEWQIPQITPKRDYGDYEFQASLEHISNEMLKTFKSYRYEAYKNWGFPKWKRAKLNGYEPDKYVSFVPVSTSGKILALNGIDQEGIEILAKYDFEGAHRKFLLMAEAFSNTGFYLKTNEGEEREPIILTYDWKSPIYETSVYNISPFSKATVIRYIKSNKNENLFRTTSNRIIVRENASLELININLCNNDSLNIDNTFVEVQKNGKVQVTDINIGGRITSPHIVFRLAGEGAQAQLFPYFLGNKDNVIDMLYLMRFYSPETTGAIDAKGVIKDESKAAFRGFLDLKKGAKEANASESEYTLTLSEKAKAEALPSLLVDENEVNASHAATVGTIEKEKLYYLMTRGFSLEEAKKLISSGLFESAIDRIKVFDEGMSREVKDVIFQRI, from the coding sequence ATGGAGACAATTTTTGAGAAACCTATAGATATCAGGCATAAAGATCTAAAAGCGGTTGAATGGCAAATTCCCCAAATTACACCAAAAAGAGATTACGGGGATTACGAATTTCAAGCATCTTTGGAACACATCTCTAATGAAATGTTAAAGACATTCAAAAGTTATAGATACGAAGCTTACAAAAATTGGGGCTTCCCTAAATGGAAAAGGGCAAAATTAAATGGTTATGAGCCAGATAAATATGTTTCCTTTGTCCCTGTTAGTACAAGTGGAAAGATACTAGCTTTGAATGGAATCGACCAAGAAGGGATAGAAATCTTGGCAAAATACGATTTTGAAGGTGCTCATAGGAAATTCCTTTTGATGGCTGAAGCGTTCTCTAATACGGGTTTTTATCTAAAAACCAACGAAGGAGAAGAAAGAGAACCGATTATTTTAACGTATGATTGGAAGTCCCCTATATATGAAACCTCTGTTTACAACATAAGTCCATTCTCTAAAGCTACTGTAATTAGATATATAAAGTCCAACAAAAATGAAAATTTATTTAGAACGACTTCAAATAGAATAATAGTAAGAGAAAATGCTTCTTTAGAATTGATAAATATAAATTTATGTAACAACGACAGTTTAAACATTGATAACACTTTTGTTGAAGTACAAAAAAACGGGAAGGTTCAAGTCACAGATATAAATATAGGAGGGAGAATTACCTCGCCACATATTGTGTTCAGACTTGCTGGCGAAGGTGCGCAGGCTCAGTTATTTCCTTATTTTTTGGGAAATAAAGATAACGTTATTGATATGCTTTATTTAATGAGGTTCTATTCACCTGAAACAACCGGGGCGATCGATGCCAAAGGTGTTATTAAAGACGAATCAAAGGCTGCATTCAGGGGTTTTCTTGATTTGAAAAAAGGAGCAAAAGAAGCTAATGCCTCCGAATCGGAGTATACTTTAACTCTTTCTGAAAAAGCTAAAGCAGAAGCGTTACCTAGTTTGTTGGTAGATGAAAATGAGGTAAATGCTTCACATGCTGCTACGGTGGGTACTATTGAAAAAGAAAAATTATATTATCTAATGACTCGTGGATTCTCATTGGAAGAAGCAAAAAAATTAATTTCTTCAGGTTTGTTTGAATCTGCAATAGATAGAATTAAAGTTTTTGATGAAGGGATGAGTCGGGAGGTAAAAGATGTTATCTTCCAAAGAATATGA
- the sufB gene encoding Fe-S cluster assembly protein SufB, whose amino-acid sequence MAKNENVNIEDLLVDQSKFDFKNPETYVYKTIPGLNEKVVQEISEQKEEPTWMRDLRLKSLHIFNTWRDPRFGVDVSDLDVSKIVAYIRPRGKTSGSWDDVPAEIKDTFDKLGIPEAEKKALAGVGAQYDSEIVYQNIKKELENLGVIFLNMESAVKKYPDLVKEYFMKAVAPTNHKYAALHGAVWSGGTFLYVPKGVKVPLPLQAYFRMNNPGMGQMEHTIIVADEGSELAFIEGCSAPYYEVTNLHAGMVEIYVKKGARVKYATIQNWSKNTYNLNTKRAIVDEDGIMEWVSGSLGSHKTMIYPSSILRGKGAKTETKAITYAGPNQHMDSGSKVFMFAPYTSANVDARSISIGGGWAFYRGWLKLGENAKGAKASVSCQALMLDNESKSDTVPLIEVYTDEADVGHEARIGRIKEEQIYYLMSRGLSEAEAKAMVVRGFVEPFAKELPLEYAIELNRLINLEVESSIG is encoded by the coding sequence ATGGCAAAAAATGAAAATGTTAATATAGAAGATTTATTGGTAGACCAGAGCAAATTCGATTTTAAAAATCCCGAGACGTATGTTTACAAAACTATTCCGGGTTTAAACGAAAAGGTAGTTCAAGAAATATCCGAACAAAAAGAAGAACCTACCTGGATGAGAGATTTACGATTAAAATCTTTACATATATTTAACACGTGGAGGGATCCTCGATTCGGGGTTGATGTTTCTGACTTAGATGTAAGTAAAATTGTTGCATACATTAGGCCAAGGGGAAAAACATCTGGATCGTGGGATGACGTCCCTGCGGAAATAAAGGATACTTTCGATAAACTAGGAATTCCAGAGGCAGAGAAAAAGGCATTGGCTGGTGTTGGTGCACAATACGATTCGGAAATCGTTTATCAAAATATAAAAAAAGAGCTTGAAAATTTGGGAGTTATATTTTTAAATATGGAAAGTGCGGTTAAAAAGTATCCTGATTTAGTTAAAGAATATTTCATGAAAGCAGTGGCTCCTACGAACCATAAGTATGCCGCTTTACATGGCGCTGTGTGGAGCGGAGGTACATTTTTATACGTCCCAAAAGGTGTAAAAGTTCCATTGCCGCTTCAAGCTTATTTTAGAATGAATAATCCTGGAATGGGGCAGATGGAGCATACGATAATAGTTGCTGATGAAGGAAGTGAACTGGCTTTCATAGAAGGATGTTCTGCTCCTTATTATGAAGTAACAAACCTCCATGCTGGGATGGTAGAAATATACGTAAAGAAAGGTGCAAGGGTAAAATATGCAACGATTCAGAACTGGAGCAAAAACACATACAATTTGAATACAAAAAGGGCAATAGTGGATGAAGACGGTATAATGGAGTGGGTATCAGGCTCTTTGGGGAGTCATAAAACAATGATATATCCATCTTCAATACTGAGAGGCAAAGGAGCGAAAACCGAAACTAAGGCGATCACTTATGCTGGGCCAAATCAACATATGGATTCAGGATCCAAAGTTTTCATGTTTGCACCATATACCAGCGCAAATGTCGATGCACGAAGTATAAGTATCGGCGGTGGTTGGGCCTTTTACAGAGGATGGTTGAAGTTAGGAGAGAACGCCAAAGGTGCAAAAGCTTCGGTATCTTGTCAAGCCTTGATGCTTGATAACGAATCTAAAAGTGATACCGTGCCTCTTATCGAGGTTTACACTGATGAAGCAGATGTTGGACACGAAGCGCGTATAGGTAGAATCAAAGAAGAGCAGATTTACTATTTGATGAGTAGAGGGTTAAGTGAAGCTGAGGCTAAAGCCATGGTGGTTAGAGGTTTTGTAGAACCTTTTGCCAAAGAGCTTCCATTGGAGTATGCTATTGAGTTGAACAGATTAATTAATTTAGAAGTAGAATCAAGCATAGGATAA
- the sufC gene encoding Fe-S cluster assembly ATPase SufC, with product MSALLEIQDLRVKVRDEDVEILKGVNLIINKGEIHALMGPNGSGKSTLAHVIMGNPKYQITSGDILFEGQSILDLSTDERAKLGLFMSFQTPEEVEGIKMRQFLINSFRNIHKEDKITLLELNKVISQLSRNLDLNGEFLERYINTGFSGGEKKKSEILQMGFLKPKLSILDEIDSGLDIDALRIVAENINRVKTGNMGVLLITHYQRILNFVVPDYVHIYIDGKIVKTGSEELAKEIEENGYSTLEQEMGITISEE from the coding sequence ATGTCAGCTCTTTTAGAAATACAGGATTTAAGGGTAAAAGTTAGAGATGAAGATGTTGAAATATTAAAAGGCGTTAACTTAATTATAAATAAGGGTGAGATACATGCATTAATGGGGCCAAATGGGTCCGGAAAATCTACATTAGCCCATGTTATCATGGGAAATCCAAAATATCAAATTACTTCAGGAGATATCTTATTCGAAGGGCAATCCATTTTAGATCTTTCTACAGATGAAAGGGCTAAATTAGGTTTGTTTATGTCTTTTCAAACTCCTGAAGAGGTTGAAGGAATAAAGATGAGACAATTCTTGATTAATTCCTTCAGAAACATCCATAAAGAGGATAAAATTACACTATTAGAATTGAATAAAGTAATATCCCAGTTATCCCGAAATTTAGATCTCAACGGAGAATTTCTGGAGAGATATATTAATACTGGGTTTTCCGGTGGTGAAAAGAAAAAAAGTGAAATACTACAAATGGGTTTTCTAAAACCAAAATTGAGTATATTGGATGAGATAGATTCCGGTTTAGATATTGATGCACTGAGGATAGTTGCAGAAAACATCAACAGAGTAAAAACTGGTAATATGGGAGTATTACTCATTACACACTATCAAAGAATCTTGAACTTTGTTGTTCCTGATTACGTACATATCTACATAGACGGGAAAATAGTAAAAACAGGATCAGAAGAATTAGCTAAAGAGATAGAGGAAAACGGTTACTCAACGTTGGAGCAAGAAATGGGAATAACTATTTCTGAGGAGTGA
- a CDS encoding dihydroorotate dehydrogenase, whose product MIDTKVNIAGVEFKNPVIAASGTFGFGREFSEYFPISKLGGLSTKGLTLRQREGNKGVRIHETTGGIMNSIGLQNPGIDAFIEEELPFLNSQDTVIIANVSGNTIEEYVISVEKLNQTEIDMIELNISCPNVKEGGISFGTKAEIASNVVTQVRKVCQKSLIVKLSPSAENMVEMAESCVEAGADALSLVNTFPALAIDISKKKAIFDNITAGLSGPCIKPIALRMVYEVSKAVDVPIIGIGGIMDYRDVIEYIMAGAWAVQVGTANFINPNACAEIIEGIEEYLQKEGISTLEEIRGII is encoded by the coding sequence ATGATTGATACCAAAGTAAACATCGCTGGGGTAGAGTTTAAAAACCCAGTAATAGCTGCTTCTGGGACTTTTGGTTTTGGTAGAGAGTTTTCAGAATACTTTCCCATCTCTAAATTGGGTGGATTATCCACCAAAGGGCTAACTTTAAGGCAAAGAGAAGGAAATAAAGGTGTACGGATTCACGAAACCACAGGCGGAATAATGAACAGTATTGGCTTACAAAATCCCGGCATAGATGCATTTATTGAAGAAGAGCTCCCTTTCCTAAACAGCCAAGATACGGTGATAATTGCCAATGTTAGTGGAAATACGATCGAAGAATACGTTATTTCTGTTGAAAAGCTGAATCAAACCGAAATAGATATGATAGAGCTAAACATTTCCTGCCCCAACGTTAAAGAAGGAGGCATTTCTTTCGGTACAAAGGCAGAAATAGCTAGCAACGTTGTAACACAAGTTAGAAAAGTTTGCCAAAAGTCCCTAATAGTAAAATTATCTCCAAGTGCTGAAAATATGGTTGAAATGGCTGAAAGTTGCGTTGAAGCAGGAGCAGACGCACTATCACTTGTAAACACTTTTCCTGCCTTAGCGATAGATATAAGCAAGAAAAAAGCCATTTTTGATAATATAACTGCGGGTCTATCAGGGCCTTGTATAAAACCCATTGCTTTAAGAATGGTGTATGAAGTTTCAAAAGCTGTTGATGTTCCTATTATAGGTATTGGGGGAATTATGGATTATAGAGATGTGATTGAGTATATAATGGCAGGTGCGTGGGCTGTGCAAGTAGGCACTGCTAATTTTATAAATCCCAATGCTTGTGCTGAAATAATTGAAGGTATAGAAGAATATTTACAAAAAGAAGGGATTTCAACTTTAGAGGAAATAAGAGGGATCATTTAG
- a CDS encoding dihydroorotate dehydrogenase electron transfer subunit, with translation MKVGYREVDIFSNTEIAKDIFELKVQIESNDSMGDPGQFYMLRSWDLDPLLSRPFSICNVEESVLTFLYKVVGRGTNYLSKLKPKDKLKVLGPLGNGFNLNVSGKVALISGGIGIAPMIYLAKKLNTGIDFYAGFTNEVYYMDYVRKYVAKIYITTEDGSTGQKGFITDIFRPEKYDVVFTCGPSPMMKKVVENCENKSSVFVSMESVMACGMGVCLGCSIKTKSGMKRVCKEGPVFKGEEVFFDD, from the coding sequence GTGAAAGTGGGGTATAGGGAAGTTGATATTTTCTCTAATACTGAAATCGCAAAAGATATATTCGAGTTAAAAGTTCAGATCGAATCCAACGACAGTATGGGTGATCCTGGACAGTTTTATATGCTGCGTAGTTGGGATCTGGATCCTCTTTTGTCTAGACCTTTTAGTATATGCAATGTGGAAGAAAGCGTTTTGACTTTCTTGTACAAAGTTGTTGGTCGAGGAACAAATTACCTATCCAAACTGAAACCAAAAGATAAGTTAAAGGTTTTAGGTCCCTTGGGAAACGGTTTTAATTTGAATGTGAGTGGAAAGGTCGCCTTAATTTCAGGTGGTATCGGCATAGCTCCAATGATTTATTTGGCAAAAAAGTTGAATACAGGGATAGATTTTTATGCTGGATTCACAAATGAAGTTTATTATATGGACTACGTACGAAAGTATGTGGCTAAGATCTATATAACGACCGAAGATGGTTCTACAGGTCAAAAAGGTTTCATAACGGATATATTCAGACCAGAAAAATATGACGTTGTTTTCACTTGTGGCCCTTCCCCCATGATGAAAAAAGTAGTTGAAAATTGTGAGAATAAGTCTTCTGTTTTTGTTTCTATGGAAAGTGTCATGGCTTGTGGTATGGGGGTATGCTTGGGATGCAGTATAAAGACAAAATCTGGGATGAAAAGGGTATGTAAAGAAGGGCCTGTTTTCAAGGGAGAGGAGGTATTTTTTGATGATTGA
- the pyrF gene encoding orotidine-5'-phosphate decarboxylase, with translation MIIDRLFNEVEKNGNVCVGLDSHLDYIPVNLKEKYQDIDEVLFKYNKEIIDKTCDLVPVYKLQIAYYEAYGIKGLLGYKKTIEYLRSIKKITIGDIKRGDISSTAEMYAKAHFEGEFEVDFITLNPYLGFDTLTPFLKYIESGEKGVFVLLRTSNPGAKDIQYLKVSPKDEYLYYIVGDKLNEIGTKYRGSCGYSSIGAVVGGTHVDEAKEIRNRYKNMFFLIPGYGHQGATGKDVSLYLNNGNGGVINSSRGIITAYKNYEDGNQRFADYARKAVLEMREDIQSESGV, from the coding sequence TTGATAATAGATAGATTATTCAACGAGGTTGAAAAAAATGGGAATGTTTGTGTCGGATTGGATTCACATTTGGATTATATACCAGTTAACTTGAAAGAAAAGTATCAAGATATTGATGAAGTTTTGTTCAAATACAACAAAGAGATAATAGACAAAACATGTGATTTAGTACCTGTCTATAAATTACAAATAGCATATTATGAAGCATACGGCATAAAAGGCCTTTTAGGGTATAAAAAAACGATAGAATATTTGAGAAGTATAAAAAAGATAACAATCGGGGATATAAAAAGAGGAGATATTTCATCCACGGCTGAGATGTACGCTAAAGCTCATTTTGAAGGGGAGTTTGAGGTTGATTTTATAACGTTGAATCCATATCTTGGTTTTGATACCTTAACACCTTTCCTTAAATACATTGAAAGTGGAGAAAAAGGAGTCTTCGTGCTTCTAAGAACATCGAATCCAGGAGCCAAAGACATCCAGTATTTGAAAGTATCTCCAAAAGATGAATATCTTTATTACATTGTCGGAGACAAACTCAATGAAATAGGGACCAAGTACCGAGGAAGTTGTGGCTACAGTTCAATAGGTGCGGTTGTAGGTGGGACACATGTTGATGAAGCCAAAGAAATTAGAAATAGATACAAAAATATGTTCTTTTTAATCCCTGGATACGGTCATCAAGGTGCTACTGGGAAAGACGTTTCCCTTTATTTAAACAACGGTAATGGCGGTGTTATTAACTCTTCAAGGGGAATAATTACCGCTTATAAAAACTACGAAGATGGGAACCAAAGATTTGCAGATTATGCCAGAAAAGCCGTACTTGAAATGAGGGAGGATATACAAAGTGAAAGTGGGGTATAG
- a CDS encoding dihydroorotase — translation MSVLIKNCRIVDEEKDLFGDLYIKDEKIDNYGRDLNYDAYTIDAKGLVVMPAFVDMHAHFRDPGYTYKEDLHSGSLAALKGGYTCVNLMGNTNPICSGMNVVNYVLNKAKELNLIDIHQTVSITKSFDGKSLEHLDYVDDNVKFISDDGKGVQSNLTMYLAMVKAKEKGLTIIAHEEDNGIVTINTRLSENLMTFRDIYLAKLTGASLHLAHVSTKEAIEGIRKAKRKIQNLTCEVTPHHLALYSYDYKVNPPIREKEDVLEIIDGIKDGTVDIIATDHAPHSMQDKEKGAPGISGLETAFPVCYTKLVKSEEISLNRLSQLMSSKPAQMLGVKKGKIQVGYDGDVVIVDLEKKVKINKDEFLSKGKNTPFDGMEFYGEVIATIRKGEIKYKKGSVKFDNR, via the coding sequence ATAAGTGTTCTGATTAAAAATTGTCGAATTGTGGATGAAGAAAAAGATTTATTTGGGGATTTGTACATTAAAGATGAAAAGATAGATAATTATGGGAGAGATTTGAATTACGATGCATATACTATAGATGCTAAGGGTTTGGTTGTTATGCCAGCATTTGTAGATATGCATGCGCACTTCAGAGATCCAGGTTATACTTATAAAGAAGATTTACATTCTGGAAGTTTAGCTGCGTTGAAAGGCGGATACACATGTGTGAATCTGATGGGGAATACCAATCCTATATGCAGTGGAATGAACGTTGTTAATTATGTGTTGAACAAAGCTAAAGAATTAAATTTGATCGATATTCACCAAACGGTTTCTATTACAAAGAGCTTTGATGGAAAATCTTTAGAACATTTGGATTATGTAGATGACAATGTGAAATTCATATCTGATGATGGAAAAGGTGTTCAGTCAAATTTAACTATGTATTTAGCGATGGTGAAGGCAAAGGAGAAAGGGTTAACTATCATAGCACATGAAGAAGACAATGGAATAGTAACGATAAACACGAGACTTTCCGAAAATTTGATGACTTTTAGAGATATATACCTTGCGAAATTGACAGGAGCCTCTCTTCATTTAGCCCACGTAAGTACGAAAGAGGCAATAGAAGGTATAAGAAAGGCGAAAAGAAAAATACAAAATCTTACCTGCGAAGTTACCCCCCATCACTTAGCCTTATACAGTTACGATTACAAAGTTAATCCTCCAATAAGAGAAAAAGAAGATGTTTTGGAAATAATCGATGGAATAAAGGATGGGACCGTAGATATTATAGCAACTGATCACGCCCCTCATTCTATGCAGGACAAAGAAAAAGGAGCACCAGGTATCTCAGGGTTAGAAACTGCTTTCCCCGTTTGTTATACGAAGTTGGTAAAAAGTGAAGAAATTTCACTTAATCGCTTATCTCAACTTATGTCTTCAAAACCAGCACAAATGCTAGGGGTTAAAAAAGGAAAAATACAAGTAGGATACGATGGAGATGTAGTTATTGTAGATCTAGAAAAGAAGGTTAAAATCAACAAAGACGAATTTTTATCCAAAGGCAAGAATACTCCTTTTGATGGGATGGAATTTTATGGAGAAGTTATAGCAACAATTAGAAAGGGAGAGATTAAATACAAAAAGGGGAGTGTCAAATTTGATAATAGATAG
- a CDS encoding ATP-binding cassette domain-containing protein yields the protein MKKDGILKENIMLDDGFTEEEFMKAVKKAKVDKFVGLLDEGYDTVVGEMRSKPSDGQRQRIAIARALIRRPAVI from the coding sequence ATTAAGAAGGATGGAATACTCAAAGAAAACATAATGCTGGATGATGGATTCACTGAAGAAGAATTCATGAAGGCGGTAAAGAAAGCTAAGGTAGATAAATTCGTAGGGCTTTTAGATGAAGGATACGATACTGTAGTGGGAGAAATGAGAAGTAAGCCATCAGATGGGCAAAGGCAGAGAATAGCGATAGCAAGAGCATTGATAAGGAGACCAGCAGTTATTTGA
- a CDS encoding carboxypeptidase M32, with amino-acid sequence MPKFEEFKEFQAKISRYGQAIALMHWDLETNAPNNAIEYRSKALGELTEALFKMSVSDQMGEFLDYFSKKENYGELGEFDQAMVRVAKKDFDKFKKLPPQLVRKLAETTSKAGHFWKKAREEDNFSMFEPYLKEVVSLEKEQAEALGYEKNRYDALLDLFEPGMKTDTLRGTTNYLKEHLLPFMQELFENGKEPRYDFFEGDFDVNKQKELSLEALKFMNFDFDSGRMDMSAHPFTTKIGPKDVRITTRYNNKDLRYSLFSTMHEGGHALYELHIPEEFFETSLDEGASMAVHESQSRFWENIIGRGPRFWVFFSKKLKDIFPSFEGISSDELYKGVNIVKKDFIRTEADEVTYNFHIMLRFEIEEALINDRIKVNELPTVWRDKMKEYLGIVPPNDAVGVLQDVHWSNGQFGYFPSYMLGNLYSAQLFSKLKKDLKDYPSQIERGDSAEVLNWMVENVHKYGKMYEPEELLKKVTGETLNPKYFVDYIKEKFSTIYGL; translated from the coding sequence ATGCCTAAATTTGAAGAATTTAAAGAGTTTCAAGCCAAGATTTCAAGATACGGTCAGGCTATTGCACTTATGCATTGGGATCTAGAAACTAATGCTCCAAACAATGCTATTGAGTATCGTTCTAAAGCTTTAGGAGAACTTACGGAGGCACTGTTTAAAATGTCTGTTTCCGATCAAATGGGTGAATTTTTGGATTATTTTTCAAAGAAGGAAAATTATGGTGAATTGGGTGAATTTGATCAAGCGATGGTAAGGGTAGCCAAGAAAGATTTCGATAAGTTTAAAAAGTTACCTCCACAACTTGTCCGAAAATTAGCCGAAACAACTTCAAAAGCAGGTCATTTTTGGAAAAAAGCCAGAGAAGAAGACAACTTTTCTATGTTCGAACCTTATTTAAAAGAAGTAGTTTCTTTAGAAAAAGAACAAGCGGAAGCTTTGGGATACGAAAAAAATAGATATGATGCTCTTTTAGACTTATTCGAGCCAGGGATGAAAACAGATACGTTGAGAGGCACAACAAATTACTTAAAAGAGCATTTACTACCTTTTATGCAAGAGCTTTTTGAAAATGGGAAAGAACCAAGATACGATTTCTTTGAAGGTGATTTCGACGTAAATAAGCAGAAAGAGTTATCTCTGGAAGCGTTAAAATTTATGAATTTCGATTTCGATTCTGGACGTATGGACATGTCTGCTCATCCTTTCACTACAAAAATTGGTCCAAAAGACGTAAGAATTACCACAAGGTACAACAACAAAGATCTGAGATATTCTTTATTTTCAACTATGCACGAAGGTGGACATGCTTTATACGAACTTCATATTCCTGAGGAATTTTTTGAAACTTCTTTGGATGAAGGTGCTTCGATGGCTGTGCATGAATCTCAATCAAGATTTTGGGAAAATATTATAGGAAGAGGGCCTCGTTTTTGGGTTTTCTTTTCTAAAAAGTTAAAAGATATTTTTCCATCTTTTGAAGGAATAAGTAGTGATGAACTGTATAAGGGTGTAAATATAGTTAAAAAAGACTTCATCAGGACTGAGGCAGATGAAGTAACTTACAACTTTCATATTATGTTGAGATTTGAAATTGAAGAAGCACTGATCAACGATAGAATAAAAGTAAATGAACTTCCTACGGTATGGAGGGATAAAATGAAAGAATATTTAGGTATCGTGCCACCAAACGACGCAGTAGGTGTGTTGCAAGATGTACATTGGTCAAATGGACAATTTGGTTATTTTCCTTCATACATGTTGGGCAATCTATACAGTGCTCAATTGTTCTCAAAGTTGAAGAAGGATTTAAAAGATTATCCATCTCAAATAGAAAGAGGAGATTCAGCAGAAGTTTTGAATTGGATGGTTGAGAATGTTCATAAGTACGGTAAAATGTACGAACCAGAAGAACTTTTGAAAAAGGTTACAGGTGAAACTCTTAATCCCAAATATTTTGTAGACTATATAAAAGAGAAGTTTTCTACAATTTATGGTTTGTAA